From the Thermus hydrothermalis genome, the window CTGAAGCCTGGCTTCCGCATCGGGGACGTGGCCCATGCCGTGCAGACCTTCTTGGAGAGCCGCGGCTACGGGGTGGTGCGGGAGTTCGTGGGGCACGGGGTGGGCCGGGAGATCCACGAGGACCCCCAGCTTCCCAACTTCGGCAAGCCGGGCACGGGGCCCAAGATCCGCCCCGGCATGACCTTGGCCCTGGAGCCCATGGTCACCCTACGCCCGGCTCCTGTGGTAATATTGGAAGATGGCTGGACGGCGAGCGCCGGTCAAGGCAACCTCGCCGCCCACTACGAGAACACCGTCTTGGTGACGGAGGAGGGCCCGGAGCTCCTCACCGGGGTACCCCTGGTGCGGGCGCGGTAGGAGGGGTATGGCGAAGGAGAAGGACACCATTCGGGCGGAAGGCGTGATCACCGAGGCTTTGCCCAACGCCACCTTTCGGGTGAAGCTGGACTCGGGACCGGAGATCCTGGCCTACATCTCCGGCAAGATGCGCATGCACTACATCCGCATCCTGCCGGGGGACCGGGTGGTGGTGGAGATAACCCCCTACGACCCCACGCGGGGCCGCATCGTCTACAGAAAGTAGGAGGCGCCATGAAGGTACGGGCATCGGTCAAGAGGATGTGCGAAAAGTGCAAGGTGGTCCGCCGGCACGGGCGGGTTTACGTGATCTGCGAAAACCCCAAGCACAAGCAGCGGCAGGGTTAGGTAA encodes:
- the rpmJ gene encoding 50S ribosomal protein L36, coding for MKVRASVKRMCEKCKVVRRHGRVYVICENPKHKQRQG
- the infA gene encoding translation initiation factor IF-1 → MAKEKDTIRAEGVITEALPNATFRVKLDSGPEILAYISGKMRMHYIRILPGDRVVVEITPYDPTRGRIVYRK